The stretch of DNA ATCGGGTGATCGCAATAGTGCTGGAGGGCGATGATTTCGATTGAATTCTTCTAGCGTCTGCCAGCCGCTTGTGGATTGAAAAGAGTCTCCGGATGGAGATCCGCCCTTACGTAATCACCTTGGCTGGGGGAAGCTCACGACAGGCCGGATTGCTGCAGGAGTTTTCTGGTCGATTGATAGGCCTCATTGACCCAGGCTTCAATCGCATCGGGGTCAGGGCTGTATTCGAGTTCAATGGAAATGGCACCGGGGATTTCCATCTCGCGAATGGCTTCCAAGTAAGGAGCGAACTGCACGACGCCGCGACCTGGCGGAAGATCTCCATGAATTTTTCCGTCGCAGTCGCTGATGTGGACGTGGAACGCCCGGCCCTTAAGTTTTTTGAGTTCTTCGGCGGGGACGTTGGCCAGACAGAGATGCGAAATGTCGATGTTGGCACCGACGGCTGGCTCGCCCACGTCGTTCAAAAAGCGATCCATGGCATCGACGCTATTGAGCAGCGAGAGGTGGAAGGGTTCCAGTTCGAGGGCGATTTTCAGGCCGAGTTCACCGGCATAAGCTCCCAGAGCCTGGCAGGCTTCGACAGCACTCTGCCACTGTTCTTCGGGGGGAATGACTTCGCGGTTCCAGATGTATTCGCCCAGAACCAGCAGCAGATTTTCGCCTCCCAGTTCGTACACGAGGTCGAGATGTCGAACGGCCCGGTCGAGGTGAAACGTGCGGACGCTGGGGAAAGGATCGATCAGGCCTGCTGAAACACAGCAGATGGAGACCAGTGGCAGTTCAAGTCGATCGAGTTCCCGCTGGATCGCACGCTTTTCAGTGACGGGCAGGTCGAGGGGATCGACGAGCAGATCGACCGTGTCAAAACCGATTTCTTTTGTTTTCTGGAGACCCCAGACGGTTTCGCGGCCAGCCTGTCCCCAGGCAGAATTGATCAAACCTAAACGTGACATCATATTTCTCCCATGGCAGAACAGCGGTATGCTGCCTCAGAGTTGATCCCTGACAGATCGCTTTGTCAATTCGCAGCGGGGAGGAAGGCTCATGACACAACTGGATCGATTTGACGGCATGACGGTTGATGAGCTTCGAGACCGGATGAAGACAACGACAACTCCTGAGACGAGGTTTCGGGCCATGGTCGGGTTGTGTGCACTGCTAGATCAGGAAGCAGCCCATGCAGATCTGCTCGAGGCGATGGGGGATGCTGACGCTTCACTGGTGGCTTACGCCTGTAAGCAGGTCGCTCGCAGATCAAGTGTGTTTTCTGAGGAGCAGGCAGCAGAACTGAAGGGGCGACTGGAAGCATGCCTCCAGCACGACGATCCGGACGTCAAGTTTGAAGCGGCCAGGGCGTGGGTTCACTTTCCCTTTGATGCACGCGTTGTGCATCGGCTACTGCATGAGTTGTTAAATGATCCGGAAACACAGCCCCTCATGCTGGGCCCGGTTTTGAAGACTTTTGCCAAGGCCCACGGGCCTGTCGATCAACTGGAAGTCTCTTTCAAGCTGCTGGCCCATCATGAAAAGGAAGATCTTCGAGAAGCAGTTGCGGAATCGATTGGCTTATTGGGCTCGGAAGGCAGGCCGTTTGCCAGCATTCTGTTGAAGCTGCTGGACGATGAAGATCCTTTTGTGCGCGAGCGTGCGGCTCATAGCCTCGCTTTGATTGGCTCGCAAGCGGCAGAAATTGTGGAGGCGCTGAAAGCCGCGACTCAGGATGAAGATGAAGGCTGTGCGGAAGAAGCCAGGAAATCCTTGGAACAATTGCTGAAGTAAGGTTTTCCATCCGGGCAATGTTTGGGAGTGGTACTTTTCGGCTCAATATGTCCTAATGATCTTTCGTGGAATATCAGTTATTGATCGATGGCACCTTTGGCCTGGTCAGGGGAACGCAATGTCCGGACTTTCCAGAGCTGAAGTGAATCTCTCACAGGAAATTTCACAGCCCAGTCCTGCCACATCGATGCTGCGGTTCGCTGTCTGTGCGATCGTGGTCTTTGCCGCTGCAGGTTATGCATCGAGCTTCACACCTGGCCCGTGGTATCTCACATTGCAATCCCCGGTAGGCACGCCACCGAACTGGATCTTTCCTCCTGTGTGGTCAGTGCTGTATGCACTACTGGCCATTTCCTTCTGGTGGTTTTGGGAACAGGCTGATGCAAAGCCACCCACTTCCAAACAGATTTTTCGACTTGGTGCGGCGGTCTTTGTGGTACAACTGATTGCGAATGCGTTGTGGAGCCAGTTCTTTTTTGGCTGGCACTGGATGGGTCTGGCACTGATCAATATTGTGTTCTTATGGCTCTCGATTCTGGCCATGATGCTGATCTTTCGCCGAAATTCTCCTCTGGCTGCAAACTTATTGCTGCCCTATCTGGCATGGGTGGGATATGCGACTTATCTGAATGCCGGATTTGTGTATCTGAATCGTGAATGAACAAACCGATTGCACAGGGCCTTGTTCAATTTCTCTGCGTCTGCCCAAATCGAAATCAGGTGTGGCAATGCGGCATATCATCAATCAATCTTTTCCTGTGGCAGCGCGAGCGATGTTCACTCAAGAAGGAGGAGGGAAAAGATCCTTGCGACTGCTGTCCTTGTGGTCTGTGGGTTTGATGATGCTCTTCGCTGCTGCTGGGCCGCTGGCAATGGCGAATGAGCCGCCCGTCGCACTTGAACCAGCAACTCGCTACAGCTTTCGCGAAGATCATGACCCGAATGGTACCGGCAAGTTTTACATGGGGCGTGAGATTGCTCTGGTGATGAGTTTTCATGGTGCACCCTGGCTGGAACGACCCGAGCGCGAAGAAGAAGAGCGGCTTTCGAAACTGGTGCAATTGCTGGATCTAAAGCCCGGGCAGGTGGCGGCTGATATTGGTGCCGGTTCGGGCGTGATCACGATGATGATGGCGGATCAAGTCGGGCCCAAGGGGAAGGTGCTCGCTGTGGATATTCAGCAGGAAATGCTCGACCTGCTGGCCGATAAACTGAACCGCCGCAATCTGCTCAATGTCGATCTGGTGCTGGGGACAGAGAAATCACCGAAAATCGCACCCGGCACACTCGATCTGGCATTAATGGTGGACGTTTATCACGAGCTGGAGTTTCCTTACGAGATGATGAAGGAGATGGCAGCCTCACTCAAACCTGGTGGTCGATTAGTCTTTGTCGAGTACCGCCGGGAAGATCCGGAAGTCCCGATCAAGCTGATTCACAAGATGTCTGAAGCACAGGTTCGCAAAGAGGCGGAGCAACCTGAGTTTGGCCTCAAATGGAAGGCGACTCATAAAGACCTGCCCCGGCAGCATGTCATTGTCTTTGAGAAATCCGCCCAGAAATAGAACACAGAAATAAACATCGGACGAGATGAAATCAGGCCATTAAAGACACTCTTTCGCTTTGACAGGAACTCAGAGCCAGAGCCATTATTCACGTTTAGCGAGACGATCAACTTCTTCGAGAGTGGTTGTGCCGTCGGCGACGCGCAAAAGTCCTGATTCTCGCAATGTGACCATACCTGCTGTGAGCGCGTAAGAACGGATTTCTGTCGCAGCGGCCCGGCGAATACACAGCCGGCCGATTTCAGCATCGGTCAGCAGCAGTTCAAAGATCGCCTGACGACCCGTGTACCCTGTATTACGACACTCCCGGCAACTTCCCGGTTCGTAGATGAATTCACAATCCGGATCGGGAAAATCATCAGGGAGCATTCCGGGCTTCACCTGGACAGGCACCTTGCAATGTTTGCAAAGTCGGCGGACCAGTCGCTGAGCCAGCACACCCGCCACCGTACTCGAAACCAGATAAGGTTCCACACCCATATCGACCAGTCGTGCAAAAGCCGAAGGGGCATCGTTGGTGTGCAGCGTACTGAAGACCAGGTGGCCTGTGAGCGAAGCCTGAATGGCGGCTTCAGCCGTCTCGCTATCGCGAATTTCCCCGATGAGAATCACATCCGGGTCATGACGCAGAATACTTCGCAAACCGGCGGCAAACGTCAGGCCGATTTTCGAATGGACCTGAATCTGGCTGATACCCGGCATCTGGTATTCAACAGGATCCTCGACCGTGATGATTTTGACCGAAGGGTCTTTGATCTCGTGGAGGGCACTGTACAGCGTCGACGTTTTGCCACTACCAGTCGGGCCAGTGACCAGCACAATTCCGTGTGGGAGTGTGATCAACTGGCGGAAGGGGAGATCGACCATGGGTGGCATACCCACGTTTTTCAGATTAAAGACCATACGGCCTTTATCCAACAGACGCATCACGACCCCTTCGCCATACAGCATGGGGATAATCGAAACGCGGACGTCGATCTCGCGACCTTTGATTTTCAGCTTGA from Planctopirus ephydatiae encodes:
- a CDS encoding sugar phosphate isomerase/epimerase family protein — translated: MSRLGLINSAWGQAGRETVWGLQKTKEIGFDTVDLLVDPLDLPVTEKRAIQRELDRLELPLVSICCVSAGLIDPFPSVRTFHLDRAVRHLDLVYELGGENLLLVLGEYIWNREVIPPEEQWQSAVEACQALGAYAGELGLKIALELEPFHLSLLNSVDAMDRFLNDVGEPAVGANIDISHLCLANVPAEELKKLKGRAFHVHISDCDGKIHGDLPPGRGVVQFAPYLEAIREMEIPGAISIELEYSPDPDAIEAWVNEAYQSTRKLLQQSGLS
- a CDS encoding class I SAM-dependent methyltransferase, translated to MRLLSLWSVGLMMLFAAAGPLAMANEPPVALEPATRYSFREDHDPNGTGKFYMGREIALVMSFHGAPWLERPEREEEERLSKLVQLLDLKPGQVAADIGAGSGVITMMMADQVGPKGKVLAVDIQQEMLDLLADKLNRRNLLNVDLVLGTEKSPKIAPGTLDLALMVDVYHELEFPYEMMKEMAASLKPGGRLVFVEYRREDPEVPIKLIHKMSEAQVRKEAEQPEFGLKWKATHKDLPRQHVIVFEKSAQK
- a CDS encoding TspO/MBR family protein — its product is MSGLSRAEVNLSQEISQPSPATSMLRFAVCAIVVFAAAGYASSFTPGPWYLTLQSPVGTPPNWIFPPVWSVLYALLAISFWWFWEQADAKPPTSKQIFRLGAAVFVVQLIANALWSQFFFGWHWMGLALINIVFLWLSILAMMLIFRRNSPLAANLLLPYLAWVGYATYLNAGFVYLNRE
- a CDS encoding HEAT repeat domain-containing protein, whose product is MTQLDRFDGMTVDELRDRMKTTTTPETRFRAMVGLCALLDQEAAHADLLEAMGDADASLVAYACKQVARRSSVFSEEQAAELKGRLEACLQHDDPDVKFEAARAWVHFPFDARVVHRLLHELLNDPETQPLMLGPVLKTFAKAHGPVDQLEVSFKLLAHHEKEDLREAVAESIGLLGSEGRPFASILLKLLDDEDPFVRERAAHSLALIGSQAAEIVEALKAATQDEDEGCAEEARKSLEQLLK
- a CDS encoding GspE/PulE family protein — protein: MNIGATLVRKGVITPDQLKELGVASGARVDRLVIDKGWADEGQVLQTIAQELGMRFVDIKHEAIDRDLLMQFPTNAVFRHSLLPIGRNNGSVIVATSDPFNLEALEELSSVSGFHLEPVLARKLDVIEMIKDHLGVGGDTLNQLVAQRAADGVELLSEPLEQTGDLEDAAEAASVIKLVNELLVEALEMQASDVHIEPQENGLIIRFRVDGMLRVQPLPPSINQFQQAIVTRLKIMSRLNIAEKRLPQDGRIKLKIKGREIDVRVSIIPMLYGEGVVMRLLDKGRMVFNLKNVGMPPMVDLPFRQLITLPHGIVLVTGPTGSGKTSTLYSALHEIKDPSVKIITVEDPVEYQMPGISQIQVHSKIGLTFAAGLRSILRHDPDVILIGEIRDSETAEAAIQASLTGHLVFSTLHTNDAPSAFARLVDMGVEPYLVSSTVAGVLAQRLVRRLCKHCKVPVQVKPGMLPDDFPDPDCEFIYEPGSCRECRNTGYTGRQAIFELLLTDAEIGRLCIRRAAATEIRSYALTAGMVTLRESGLLRVADGTTTLEEVDRLAKRE